The following is a genomic window from Photobacterium sp. GJ3.
AACAACACCGATGCGGTCGCCGTGACGGTAAGAAGCTACTTTTTCGCCTTCGATGTAAGCAACACGACGGATAGAGATGTTCTCACCGATTTTCGCAACCAGTGCAACACGCTTCTCTTCGAACTGAGCTTGCAGCTCAGCGATGTCTGCTTTGCTTGCCAGTGCAACATCTGCAACTTCGTTTGCGAAAGCCAGGAAGTTACCGTCTTTAGCAACGAAGTCAGTCTGGCAGTTTACTTCAACCAGAGCAGCTACGCCGTCAGTGTTCTTGATGATGATAGAACCTTCAGCAGCAATGTTACCTGCTTTTTTAGCCGCTTTTGCAGCACCGCTCTTACGCATGTTCTCGATGGCCAGCTCGATGTCTGCATTTGCTTCAACCAGAGCTTTTTTACATTCCATCATGCCTGCGCCAGTACGCTCACGCAGTTCTTTAACCAGGGCAGCTGTAACTGTTGCCATTGTTATATCCTCAGTTTTTAAATCTTGGTGTAAAAATCAGGGGCCTGTGAGCGGCCCCTGTTAACCATACTTAGTTTACACAAGGTAACTTAAGATGCTCAAAGGAGCGGACTGATTACTCAGCTTCTACGAAACCGTCTTGCTCAGCCTGGACAACGATGTCCTGGTTGCGAGCTTCAGTAACAGTCGTTGCAACAGCACCTGTGTACAGCTGGATTGCGCGGATTGCGTCATCGTTACCTGGGATAACGAAATCAACGCCGTCTGGGTTAGAGTTAGTATCTACGATAGAGAATACTGGGATACCCAGGTTGTTCGCTTCTTTGATTGCGATGTGCTCGTGATCAGCATCGATAACGAACATTGCGTCTGGCAGACCGCCCATGTTCTTGATACCGCCCAGAGATTTCTCCAGTTTTTCCATTTCACGAGTACGCATCAGCGCTTCTTTCTTAGTCAGCTTGTCAAAAGTACCGTCAGTAGACTGAGTTTCCAGGTCTTTCAGGCGCTTGATTGACTGG
Proteins encoded in this region:
- the tsf gene encoding translation elongation factor Ts; its protein translation is MATVTAALVKELRERTGAGMMECKKALVEANADIELAIENMRKSGAAKAAKKAGNIAAEGSIIIKNTDGVAALVEVNCQTDFVAKDGNFLAFANEVADVALASKADIAELQAQFEEKRVALVAKIGENISIRRVAYIEGEKVASYRHGDRIGVVVAGNGEDETLKHIAMHVAASRPEYVNPEDVPADVVAKEREVQVEIAMNEGKPQEIAEKMVEGRMKKFTGEVSLTGQPFIMEPKKSVGDFLKESGASVSTFIRLEVGEGIEKAEGLSFAEEVALAQKG
- the rpsB gene encoding 30S ribosomal protein S2; the protein is MATVSMRDMLKAGVHFGHQTRYWNPKMKPFIFGARNRVHIINLEKTVPMFNDALAEINKIAARKGKILFVGTKRAASESIKEAAISCDQYYVNNRWLGGMLTNWKTVRQSIKRLKDLETQSTDGTFDKLTKKEALMRTREMEKLEKSLGGIKNMGGLPDAMFVIDADHEHIAIKEANNLGIPVFSIVDTNSNPDGVDFVIPGNDDAIRAIQLYTGAVATTVTEARNQDIVVQAEQDGFVEAE